The Apium graveolens cultivar Ventura chromosome 11, ASM990537v1, whole genome shotgun sequence genome has a window encoding:
- the LOC141697269 gene encoding monodehydroascorbate reductase, chloroplastic/mitochondrial: MLSACKRMANSLSIKHGLSLWCPQSLTTNRISRPTCFVPLPSTRRSFVVASTSFANENREFVIVGGGNAAGYAAKTFVEHGMANGKLCIVSKEAYAPYERPALTKAYLFPHDKKPARLPGFHTCVGGGGERQTPDWYKDQGIEMLYEDPVTSIDIEKQTLTTNSGKLLKYGSLIISTGCTASRFPEKIGGNLSGVHYIRDVSDADSLISSLEKSKKMVVVGGGYIGMEVAAAAVAWNLDTTVVFPENHLLPRLFTPSLARKYEELFQNNGVKFVKGASIKTLEAGTDGRVSAVKLGDGSLIEADTIVIGIGAKPAVSLFEGVGLNSTVGGIQVDGQFRTSIPGIFAIGDVAAFPLKMYDRIARVEHVDHARRSAQHCIKSLLSAQTQNYDYLPYFYSRVFEYEGSSRKVWWQFFGDNVGEAVEVGNFDPKIATFWIDSGKLKGVLLESGSPEEFQLLPKLARNQPTVDKVKLQNASSVEEALEIARAALLVEA, encoded by the exons ATGTTATCAG CTTGTAAAAGAATGGCGAATTCTTTATCAATAAAGCACGGCCTTTCACTCTGGTGCCCTCAATCTCTCACCACTAATCGTATTTCTCGCCCCACTTGTTTTGTTCCTTTGCCCAGCACTCGCAGGAGTTTCGTTGTGGCTTCGACCTCTTTCGCCAATGAGAATCGAGA GTTTGTCATTGTTGGAGGTGGAAATGCTGCTGGATACGCGGCCAAGACTTTTGTCGAACACGGGATGGCTAATGGGAAGCTTTGTATTGTGTCTAAAGAA GCGTATGCACCCTATGAAAGGCCGGCATTGACAAAAGCTTATCTCTTTCCCCATGATAAAAAGCCAGCACGTCTACCT GGTTTCCATACTTGTGTTGGCGGAGGCGGGGAACGACAGACTCCTGATTGGTATAAAGACCAAGGCATAGAG ATGTTGTATGAAGATCCGGTGACAAGTATTGATATTGAAAAGCAAACTCTGACAACGAACTCAGGAAAACTTCTAAAATACGGATCTTTGATAATTAGTACTGGATGTACAGCATCAAG GTTCCCAGAGAAGATCGGAGGAAATTTATCCGGGGTTCACTATATCCGTGATGTTTCTGATGCTGATTCTTTGATTTCTTCACTG GAAAAATCAAAAAAGATGGTTGTGGTCGGTGGTGGTTACATTGGTATGGAAGTTGCAGCTGCTGCTGTGGCCTGGAATCTTGATACAACG GTTGTATTTCCAGAAAATCATCTTTTACCAAGGTTATTTACTCCTTCACTTGCAAGAAAATACGAAGAACTCTTCCAAAACAATGGTGTCAAATTTGTCAAG GGGGCTTCCATAAAGACTTTAGAAGCTGGTACTGATGGACGCGTTTCTGCTGTTAAGCTTGGAGATGGTTCTCTAATTGAAGCAGACACG ATTGTTATTGGCATAGGAGCAAAACCTGCTGTCAGTCTCTTCGAAGGTGTTGGCTTGAATAGCACTGTTGGCGGAATACAG GTTGATGGTCAGTTCCGAACAAGCATACCTGGAATTTTTGCTATTGGCGATGTAGCAGCCTTCCCACTAAAG ATGTATGACCGCATTGCTCGGGTTGAACATGTTGATCATGCTCGCCGATCAGCACAACACTGCATTAAATCATTATTAAGTGCGCAAACTCAAAA CTACGACTATCTTCCTTACTTTTACTCTAGAGTTTTTGAGTATGAAGGGAGCTCAAGGAAAGTATGGTGGCAGTTTTTTGGTGACAACG TTGGAGAGGCTGTTGAGGTTGGAAACTTTGATCCAAAGATAGCAACTTTCTGGATAGACTCTG gtaaacttaaaggGGTTCTACTCGAAAGTGGAAGTCCTGAG GAATTTCAACTCCTTCCTAAACTAGCTAGGAACCAGCCTACTGTTGACAAAGTTAAGCTTCAAAATGCATCTTCGGTTGAGGAGGCACTAGAGATTGCTCGTGCTGCCTTGCTGGTGGAAGCTTAG